TCATGTGTGAACACTCAGGTTCTGGGTTCGAAAAGCTTTGCAAGAGTAGAACAAATGATTTGTTAACCGTTAGATCTGTCCAGAATAGGTACTCTCAATACTTCTGGGTATATTTTATGGAAAATTTAGACTTTCACAGGACTGTCATCGGAGCCCATCACTTTTCCTTCTGAGCAGCCAATTACATCACAGGTGGTAAGTGTAGAAATTTGTGGGATTAACTACAGCACGATGGTCTGCACCAAATCATTTGCCCAACTACTGTGATTTTCCCAGTTGCCAAGCGTGGCCATGTAATTTCAAAGATGGTAAATATCTTACAAGACAATAGAAATGTAACCATAGCCGACACAGCGTGATACAATGTGCAGGCATGCACACAAATCTCCACGTGGGAAGTTCCAGACATTAGTGACATTTTCAGGTACAAGTATCCAAGCACGTAGCCACAGAATGGGAAAGAATGCTGGAGGAGGAGCCACCCAGACTATTCGGGAGTCTCCCAGTGGTAAGATAAGGGTCTCCTGCAGCATCTTCTCAGCTATGGATTTGTTTGAGGCACAGGGAGTTAAACAAGAGGTAACATAAATGTTTTAAATAAAAAATGATGTTTCACAGAGAGGCAATCGAACAGCTTGTATTTTTCACTTCACTGGGCAATGAAAATGCTATTCACACCCACAGAACATCAAGCAGACTCACTGCTGAAGTGTGCAATTTTGCTTTAAATTGTTTGCAACCATGTCTGAAGCTCTTTAGATGTTAATACAACAAGGATTTCAGGAGATGAATAATACTAAAAATGTAGTAACCAGCCTTGGCAGAGAACCACTGGGACCTTCACAGACAAATGGAGATATCAACTCATGTTCATCACACCAAGCAGAAAACTGGACATTTTCCAATAAAGAAATACATTCTTGAAGGTTTATGTGCTGAGAGAAATAACTTATATATACATTTAATACTGGCAGAAAACAATTCATTCATCTTCACAAACACCATAGCAAACCTTACAAGGAGACAGATTGACACAAGAAAGCAGACATGACTGTCGCCCCTCCTACACCTGCTCCAAAGATTCACAGGCATCGTCTCTGAATACAAGGCTAACAAGCCTTCTCCTAACTTTCATTGTGTAAATGTTACATTACCTGTACACCAGTCAAGGCCTCAAATGCCTGATGCTGATTAAAATATTGTACttttggaagaaaaaaaaaatagcTACCCCAATTCAATGATTGAGGCCAATCACAGACATGGTAGGGTaactcaatcatcatcatcataggcggtcccttgaacaaggatgacttgcttccacgagttcacaggtgtttcgatgaaggatccgatgttccagtcctgaactccaattgagcgggtggaagatgcctgtgcatggatctatttaacgtgtggtggccagtgcacaccagccaccacatgggcttgacagagctaggtcttggtccaatggcaaggattaaccaagacgactggagatctgctctgctgcacggacctagtgcgcacacatattgtagtgtgggttagcccgtgctgcccctgggccctcgtcttttCAGGGCCCCGTACCctaatctgtcgcacctccgccacaatctctcgccgcttctccgccataaacattcaccgcatcgtggcacaaacactcgccgctcatccgccccgaccgttttactcctctgtacctgggtcctccaggtgttcctgcccacgctcaaaaatggcgaccagggttttgatgatgtcacccagtcgcccatctcaaaattgtcACACACTTGGAGTagctcgtgctggaggttgaagtgataCGCCATTCCAGCTCTTTTATTTGCCGACCTGCGGagttgttctctcacaggtcggggggccacAATGTCCCGCACTCAATCATATACAAATAGATTAACCCAATCACAGACGTGATGGATTAACCCAATCACAGACATGGTAGATTAGCCTAATGACAGACACAGTAGAGTAAACAATAGACATGGTGGAGTAACCCAATCACGGACATGGTAGAgaacaaaaagaaaaaagaaagacttggatttatatagcgcctttcacaactatcggatgtctcaaagtgctttacagccaatgatctgctttttgaagtgtcgtcactgttgtaatgtaggaaatgaggcagccaatttgtgcacaagcaagctcccacaaacagcaatttgctaatgaccagataatctgttttagtgatgttgattgagggataaatattggccaggacaccagggataactcccctgcttttcttcaaaatagtgtcatatgatcttttatggccacttgagagaacagaaagggcctcggtttaatgtcttatctgaaagacaacacatctgacagtgcagcactccctcagcactgcactgaagtgtcagcctagatttatgtgctcaagttcctggagtgagactcgaacccacaaccttctgactcaaaagcaagagtgctacccactaagtgaATAGACATAGTGACACAACGCAATCACAGACAGGGTGGTGTTACACAATCACAGACAGGGTGGTGTTACACAATCACAGACAGGGTGGTGTTACACAATCACAGACAGGGTTGAGTAACCCAATGACATGGTAGAGTAATTCAGTCACAGATATGGGAAAGTAACCCAatcacaacaacaacagcaacttgtgtttatatagctcctttaacgtagtgaaacatcccaagttgcttcacaggagtattttgagataAAAAATATGAGaccgagccgcaaaagtagaaattagcgcaggggtcaaagaggtaggttttaaggagtgtcttgaaggagtaaagagagatagagacgcggagaggtttaggcagggagttccagagcttgggctcaggcaacagaaagcacggccaccaatggttgagcgattataatcggggatgctcaggacggctgaattagaggagcgcagatatctcgggggggttgtggggctggaggagattacagagatagggaggggcaaatccatggagggatttgaaaataaggatgagaaatttgaaatcaaggtgttgtctaactgggagccaatgtaggtcagcgagctaaagagctggctgggagcgctccaagagaagCCTGGGGGTGGGGTGGAAACTTATACCCCcttcccccacaaaaacattcccaaaacattgcccacgccaccacaacacaaatcgcaaaaaacatttttttaaatcaatcacatttaccttaGGAATCCATGACTTACCTCTCTGCAGCCGGTATTGTAggaccacctgatttcccaggcgttcactgcgagGCGCGCTTCGGGGCAGACggatcgggcaagagtcaaaactcgagccggtgtcgcgaccaggggtgttgcacaccaggcACAGCTCTTCTGTGTGATGCTGCTCAGCaccaccgcaaaacccgacccgaggatcactgcgGGACGCTGGAGGCTGACCGTCCACCCAGAACActtcacccccgccattgccgccgctccggggtgcAAAACGGAGCCGAGAGGAGCTGAAAATTTGCCCCAGAATATCAAAAGATAAGAAAAATGTCGAGTACAGGGTTTGTCAGGTGTACTTAATTTGGAGGCATATTTATGCACGGTACTTTATGTATGGGAAGAAGCTGTACTTACATTGTGGACCTCTTAGGATCTATGATGTTCAATAATTGCTTTATTTCCTCTTCTAAAGGTGCTGATTGACGTTAGCTACAATTCCACCGCACCGACCTTGCTGAAAGTGTCCATTCTCCAGGCAACGAGATTCAGCCCCATTCTGACCTTACCCGATGTCCACACATCTGTACTTTCCAGAGGGGTCATCACTGCACAACTCTCAGGATCAGAAAATGAGCTGTTTCTTTCTCCTCTCTGGACCAGGGGCACTGAACCTAATCGTAGCACCCCGATCACCACCCTAACTGAGTTGAGCCGACCTATCTCAAACGTGGGGTGTTTCTGGTCCAAATGGCTCAGCTTCACACTAAGGCAAGGACACCTACTAACCTCAGTGATTGGAGGAGCTAAGCTGCTTTTGATACGAGGGGTTTAGTTCTTGCGTGCacaacagtgactttataattgtgCAAGAGGAGAGACATTTGAAATGAGTGGAATCCCAAACTCCAGCTAAACTCTAATTTTCCATAGCTCCAGAACCTCAGCCATAACTATGACACTGGGGCCCCTTTCGATGTCACAAGACAATTGAATTTCAAAGTGTGACTTCACAAATGTGATAATTGTAACAAAGGGTAGATGCTGACATCAGACAATTGCCATGTAAATCGCCTTCAGCGACCACAGGGGCAAAATGAAGACAGGATGATTAAGGGAGGAAATGGAGAAGGTATTCCTCCTGACTGCCACCCTCAAATGCCTCATTGTGTGCGGGGTGATTTTATATGGCCTGTTCGGAAAGACCGCCGCCACCATGGAAGTCTGGAAGCGGGTTAACCGTTTGCCGAGGAGCAAGCTGATGAACGACTACTCCTCGGAAGGAAAGGTGATCGGCTCCGACGACAGCCCTGTGAAAGTCTACGTCAAGATCCACGAGAACAGCCCGCGGATTCTTTGCGCGACGCAGCAGCTCCGGAACATGGAGCTGATGGACCCCAACTTCAGCTGGAAAGGACCAAGGGGGGTACAGTTGACAAACAAACCTGAcatacagatcacactgacaggaacCCTGACCATTCAAAACTTCCACAAGGATTTATCAGGAGTCTACATCTGCACTATTTACTTCTTCAATCCCGGCACCAAGTCCTTGCAGTCTTTGAACCTAAAGTACTTCTTGTATGCCTATCGTGACCCCAACTACACCTACGAGTTTCAGGCCCAGTATCATGCGGCGGACTGCCACAATTCGTACAACAACCTTTTCCTAAAGCGGTTGCACACTGCTTTGAACCAACTGGCTTCGGACTTGGCCTACACCATCAGCATCCACAAGTCGGCCTGCCACACGCTTAAGGTGCCATTGGCTGGCATACAGTACGAGCTCTTCCTGACACTGAAGGTCCACCTGGACGTGGAGGAGCTGGACCTGATCTGCGAGAACGGCCTGGAGGAATGTGACCACAATGTGCGGCTGGAGAAAGTGCGGCACCGGGTGCAGGCCTTCTTCACCAAGCAGGCGGAGGCCTACCACCAGATCGTCGGTCTGCTGCCCTTCGTCTACTACATCGATGGCACGCTGCAGGTCATCCGCGTCGACCGCTGCAAGCCCGGCTACGGCAAGGACCGCAAGAAGCACCCCAGCTGCTCCGAGTGCTGTGTGGTGTGTAGCCCGGGCTCCTACAGCAGCGGCCGGCACGTGAGCTGCCTGCCCTGTGCCGCAGCCGTCCAGTACGGGGAGTCCGACTGCGAAATGCAGTGAGTGTCAATTTGTTAATCGTGACAAATCGATCCTTTGCCCCAGTTGGTGGCGGTGATATTTTTTTTTCGTGACTCATGCAAGAAGCTATCAGGAAATAAGCCCCCTCCCCAGGGTCATATAATACAGAAAGGTAGCATACTGCAACTTTCATATAAACAGCATCCTGCATCTTAAATAAAAAGGAATCCATGCAAGTTACCTGTTTCCATATGGTCTGTTGTAAGATTCCACTCATATTGGGTCGGAAAGAGGGGTGTGTTGACTTGCATTTTAATGGAAATTTGATCTGAATGAATGTTTATTGTTGAAATTATCTAATCTGTATCTTATTCCCGGCAGACAGTAATGTTTTGTTAATAAAAGTTTGGTATATACTGTTAGTCAGAGGGAGTTCTTTTCACACTACTGCAAGTGTAGTCTCATAACTTCTTCAAGGAGAGGGAAAGCTTTCTGACCCATTACAGCCAGCTGAGCTATCTTCTCGCTATATAGCCGATCTTCACTTTGAGCAATGTTACAAAGTTTTCACAGGTCCGTGGGTGCTTTCCGCAGTGTTTTCCACCACAGCCGTGACCTGCTCCTGGTTAGGAGTtccaactctgattggacatacTTTGGGAGGTTTTATCAAATGCTGCTGCCAACCCGCAACTGCCCCACCCCtgccacactcccaccattggccgTTTGGCATGTCCATCCTCTTGGCACATCGCCTTcctacaccaatggcaaaggagacTCTTCCCTACCCCATTGGATGAGTTGTGACT
This genomic window from Pristiophorus japonicus isolate sPriJap1 chromosome 14, sPriJap1.hap1, whole genome shotgun sequence contains:
- the LOC139279597 gene encoding zona pellucida-binding protein 1-like yields the protein MEKVFLLTATLKCLIVCGVILYGLFGKTAATMEVWKRVNRLPRSKLMNDYSSEGKVIGSDDSPVKVYVKIHENSPRILCATQQLRNMELMDPNFSWKGPRGVQLTNKPDIQITLTGTLTIQNFHKDLSGVYICTIYFFNPGTKSLQSLNLKYFLYAYRDPNYTYEFQAQYHAADCHNSYNNLFLKRLHTALNQLASDLAYTISIHKSACHTLKVPLAGIQYELFLTLKVHLDVEELDLICENGLEECDHNVRLEKVRHRVQAFFTKQAEAYHQIVGLLPFVYYIDGTLQVIRVDRCKPGYGKDRKKHPSCSECCVVCSPGSYSSGRHVSCLPCAAAVQYGESDCEMQ